A window of the Capricornis sumatraensis isolate serow.1 chromosome 9, serow.2, whole genome shotgun sequence genome harbors these coding sequences:
- the LOC138085876 gene encoding olfactory receptor 10H2-like: MLGLNYTSVSEFILIGFSTFPQHLLPVFFLLFLPMYLFTLLGNLLVMAAVWSERSLHTPMHLLLCALSASEVLYTFAIIPRVLADLLSTGRSISFRACASQMFFSFTPGFTHSFLLTVMGYDRYVAICHPLRYNVLMSPRGCACLVAWSWAGGLVIGLLVTSAIFQLPFCGLNEVHHFLCHVPPLLKLACGNNVPGVALGVGVVCITALLGCCLLILLSYAFIVAAILRIPSAEGRHKAFSTCASHLTVLVVHYGFASVIYLKPKGLYSEEGNTLMAITYTVLTPFLSPIIFSLRNNELKIGIKKTFLSKLYPSSI; the protein is encoded by the coding sequence ATGTTGGGGCTAAACTACACCTCCGTGTCTGAATTCATCCTCATCGGCTTCTCCACCTTCCCTCAGCATCTCCTGCCCGTCTTCTTCCTGCTCTTCCTGCCGATGTACCTGTTCACGCTGCTGGGGAACCTGCTCGTCATGGCCGCCGTCTGGAGCGAGCGcagcctccacacccccatgcaCCTCCTCCTGTGCGCGCTCTCCGCCTCCGAGGTCCTCTACACCTTCGCCATCATCCCGCGCGTGCTGGCCGACCTGCTCTCCACCGGCCGCTCCATCTCCTTCAGGGCCTGCGCCAGCCAGATGTTCTTCTCTTTCACGCCCGGCTTCACCCACTCCTTCCTGCTCACCGTCATGGGCTACgaccgctacgtggccatctgcCACCCCCTGCGCTACAACGTGCTCATGAGCCCCCGGGGCTGCGCCTGCCTGGTGGCCTGGTCCTGGGCTGGAGGCTTAGTTATTGGGTTGCTGGTAACATCTGCCATTTTCCAGCTCCCCTTCTGTGGTCTCAATGAGGTTCACCATTTCTTATGTCATGTGCCTCCACTACTGAAGTTAGCCTGTGGAAATAATGTACCAGGAGTGGCCCTGGGGGTGGGCGTTGTGTGTATCACGGCTCTCCTGGGCTGCTGTCTCCTCATCCTGCTCTCTTACGCCTTCATCGTGGCCGCCATCTTGAGGATCCCTTCAGCTGAGGGCCGGCACAAAGCCTTCTCCACGTGTGCGTCCCACCTCACCGTGCTGGTCGTGCACTACGGCTTTGCCTCTGTCATCTACCTCAAGCCCAAGGGTCTCTACTCTGAGGAAGGCAATACTCTGATGGCCATCACCTACACAGTCCTCACTCCCTTCCTCAGCCCGATCATCTTCAGTCTCAGGAACAACGAGCTGAAGATCGGCATTAAGAAGACCTTCCTCAGCAAACTCTATCCCTCCAGCATCTGA